In one window of Ovis aries strain OAR_USU_Benz2616 breed Rambouillet chromosome 5, ARS-UI_Ramb_v3.0, whole genome shotgun sequence DNA:
- the LOC101107442 gene encoding olfactory receptor 7D2, with protein MEAGNRTGVSEFILLGFSEDPELQPLIFGLFLSMYLVTVLGNLLIVLAIIFDSHLHTPMYFFLSNLSLVDICFSTSIVPKMLLSIHTENKAISYMDCLTQVYFSMLFPILDTLLLTAMAYDRFVAICHPLHYTVIMNPHLCGWLVFITWLIGVLTSLLHICLMKHLTFCRDLEIPHFFCELTHILELACSDTFLNWTLIYFMTGVLGVFPLIGILFSYSRIALSIRKMSSSGGKQKAFSTCGSHLSVVSLFYGTGVGVHFTSAVTHSPQKVSVASVMYSVVTPMLNPFIYSLRNKDVKGTLRRLLNRTTSCL; from the coding sequence ATGGAAGCAGGAAACAGAACAGGAGTTTCAGAGTTTATCCTCCTTGGGTTCTCTGAGGACCCAGAACTGCAGCCCCTTATATTTGGGCTGTTCCTGTCCATGTACTTGGTCACTGTGCTTGGCAACCTGCTCATCGTCTTGGCCATCATTTTCgactcccacctccacacccccatgtacttcttcctctcaaACCTGTCCTTGGTTGACATCTGTTTCAGCACCAGCATAGTCCCCAAGATGCTACTGAGCATCCACACAGAGAACAAAGCCATCTCCTACATGGACTGCCTCACTCAGGTGTATTTTTCCATGCTTTTTCCGATCCTGGACACTCTGCTCCTGACTGCCATGGCCTATGACCGGTTTGTGGCCATCTGTCACCCCCTGCACTACACGGTCATCATGAACCCACACCTCTGTGGTTGGCTGGTTTTTATTACCTGGCTCATTGGTGTCCTGACATCCCTCCTTCACATTTGTCTGATGAAGCACCTGACCTTCTGTAGAGATCTTGAAATTCCACATTTCTTCTGTGAACTGACACACATTCTTGAATTGGCCTGCTCTGATACCTTCCTGAACTGGACTTTGATATATTTTATGACTGGTGTGCTGGGTGTTTTCCCCCTCATTGGGATTCTTTTCTCCTACTCACGAATTGCTTTATCCATAAGGAAGATGTCCTCATCTGGGGGAAAGCAAAAAGCATTTTCCACCTGTGGGTCTCACCTCTCagttgtttctttattttatggGACAGGGGTGGGGGTCCATTTCACTTCTGCAGTGACTCACTCCCCCCAGAAAGTCTCAGTGGCCTCTGTGATGTACAGCGTGGTGACCCCCATGTtgaaccccttcatctacagCCTGAGGAACAAGGATGTGAAGGGAACCCTCAGAAGGCTCCTCAACAGAACAACCTCTTGTTTGTGA
- the LOC101107193 gene encoding olfactory receptor 7D4-like, whose product METENQTVISKFILLGLSDDVDLQPLLTGLFLSMYLVCVTGNLLIILAIISESNLHTPMYFFLSNLSFTDICFTSTIVPKMLVNIQKQNKGITYEGCLTQMYFFMIFAGLDNLLLTVMAYDRFVAICHPLHYTVIMNPHFCGLLLLLSWLICLTYSLLQSLMVLRVTFCKETNIPHFFCELTQILKLACSDTLVNDIVLYFVTGLLGIIPLIGILLSYSRIIFSIMGISSSGGKYKAFSTCGSHLSVVSLFYGAGLGVYLTSGTAHPSRKGSIASVIYTVVTPMLNPFIYSLRNRDMKGALRRVFTRGTYSQ is encoded by the coding sequence ATGGAAACAGAGAACCAGACAGTTATTTCAAAATTCATCCTTCTGGGGCTCTCAGATGATGTGGACCTTCAGCCCCTCCTCACTGGACTGTTCCTGTCCATGTACCTGGTCTGTGTTACAGGGAACCTGCTCATCATCCTGGCCATCATCTCTGAGTCcaacctccacacccccatgtacttcttcctctccaacctgTCCTTCACTGACATCTGTTTCACCTCCACCATAGTCCCCAAGATGTTGGTGAATATCCAGAAGCAGAACAAAGGCATCACGTATGAAGGATGCCTTACCCAGATGTATTTTTTCATGATCTTTGCTGGGCTAGATAATTTGCTACTGacagtgatggcctatgaccggtTCGTGGCCATCTGTCACCCCCTGCACTACACAGTCATCATGAACCCTCACTTTTGTGGTCTCCTGCTTCTGCTTTCTTGGCTGATCTGCCTGACATATTCTTTGTTGCAAAGTTTGATGGTTTTGAGGGTAACTTTCTGCAAAGAGACAAATATCCCCCACTTCTTCTGTGAACTTACTCAAATTCTCAAGCTTGCCTGCTCTGACACCCTTGTCAATGACATTGTGCTGTATTTTGTAACTGGCTTGCTGGGTATTATTCCCCTGATTGGGATCCTTTTATCTTATTCTAGAATTATCTTCTCCATAATGGGCATTTCATCTTCTGGGGGAAAGTATAAAGCCTTTTCCACCTGTGGGTCTCACCTCTCAGTTGTCTCCTTGTTCTATGGTGCAGGCCTTGGGGTCTACCTCACTTCAGGAACAGCCCATCCCTCCAGAAAGGGTTCAATAGCCTCGGTGATATACACAGTAGTcacccccatgctgaaccccttcatctaTAGTCTGAGGAACAGGGACATGAAGGGGGCTCTAAGGAGAGTTTTCACTAGAGGAACATACTCTCAGTGA